The following coding sequences lie in one Lolium perenne isolate Kyuss_39 chromosome 2, Kyuss_2.0, whole genome shotgun sequence genomic window:
- the LOC127330150 gene encoding uncharacterized protein: MAGHGEEFDEGEVWDVLQDRSKEAALAGFTPPVRSRRGVGSKNKGAAVPKDDNDEGTGASARKGKRPPSSSTAPVAIPDSRSSGHSGVDGRRSGQEEEDDEEAGEVLPPHEWLARKMEKMSTVPAASSPEMVRGRSKGREMRKFRDAVLPKTAFSEH; the protein is encoded by the coding sequence ATGGCGGGACATGGGGAAGAGTTCGACGAGGGAGAAGTATGGGACGTACTGCAGGACCGGAGCAAAGAAGCTGCTCTCGCCGGCTTCACTCCTCCGGTGAGGAGCAGAAGAGGCGTCGGCAGCAAGAACAAGGGCGCCGCCGTGCCCAAAGACGACAATGACGAGGGCACCGGTGCAAGCGCGAGGAAGGGCAAAAGGCcaccgtcgtcgtcgacggcgccgGTGGCCATCCCGGACTCGCGCTCGTCGGGGCATAGCGGCGTCGACGGCCGGAGGAgtggccaggaggaggaggacgatgaggAGGCAGGGGAAGTGCTGCCGCCGCACGAGTGGCTcgcgaggaagatggagaagatgagCACGGTGCCGGCAGCGTCGTCGCCGGAGATGGTGAGGGGAAGGAGCAAAGGGAGGGAGATGAGGAAGTTCAGGGACGCCGTGCTGCCCAAGACCGCCTTCTCCGAGCACTAG
- the LOC127333337 gene encoding autophagy-related protein 8A: MAKTSFKLEHPLERRQAESARIREKYSDRIPVIVEKADKSDVPEIDKKKYLVPADLTVGQFVYVVRKRIKLSPEKAIFVFVNQSLPPTASLMSAIYEENKDEDGFLYMTYSGENTFGSA, encoded by the exons ATGGCCAAGACTTCCTTCAAGCTCGAGCACCCCCTGG AAAGGAGGCAAGCTGAATCTGCTAGGATCCGTGAGAAGTACTCTGACAGGATTCCT GTGATCGTTGAGAAGGCTGATAAGTCTGATGTCCCAGAAATCGATAAGAAGAA GTACCTTGTCCCTGCTGACCTAACTGTTGGTCAGTTTGTCTATGTGGTGCGGAAGAGGATCAAGCTGAGCCCAGAAAAGGCCATCTTTGTCTTCGTGAATCAAAGTTTGCCACCAACTG CTTCGCTGATGTCTGCGATCTATGAAGAGAACAAGGACGAGGATGGCTTCCTGTACATGACTTACAGTGGCGAGAACACGTTCGGCTCTGCGTAA